One segment of Sinorhizobium sp. BG8 DNA contains the following:
- a CDS encoding ABC transporter permease, giving the protein MNGLVTHVKRLLPQIVALAVIVFLISLAFPDFFRIEIQNGRLYGSLIDILNRGAPVALLSIGMTMVIATKGIDLSVGAVIAICGAVAAAAITSGHSLAATLIIVLLAGLACGLWNGILVAVLDIQPIIATLVLMVAGRGIAQLITEGAILTFNDPGLIFIGSGSFAGLPMPVVIWLLFGLAVGIVVRRTALGMLVEAVGINRRASTLSGVSTPVLLIAVYALSGLCAAIAGIIAAADIKGADANNAGLWLELDAILAVVVGGNSLLGGRFSIAGSLLGAMIIQAINTGILLSGFPPEFNLIIKAAIIVFILVIQSPRAQGAFAFFTRERAVDNVRKQEAK; this is encoded by the coding sequence ATGAACGGGCTCGTGACTCATGTAAAACGCCTGCTCCCGCAGATCGTCGCCCTTGCCGTCATCGTCTTCCTGATATCGCTCGCCTTTCCCGACTTCTTCAGGATCGAGATCCAGAACGGTAGGCTCTATGGCAGCCTTATCGACATCCTGAACCGCGGCGCGCCGGTGGCGCTCCTTTCCATCGGTATGACCATGGTCATTGCCACGAAGGGGATCGACCTGTCGGTGGGCGCGGTGATTGCGATTTGCGGCGCAGTCGCAGCGGCGGCGATCACGTCCGGTCACTCGCTTGCGGCCACGCTGATAATCGTGCTCTTGGCGGGGCTCGCGTGCGGTCTGTGGAACGGCATTCTGGTCGCCGTTCTCGACATCCAGCCGATCATCGCAACGCTCGTGCTCATGGTGGCGGGACGCGGCATCGCCCAGCTCATCACGGAGGGTGCGATCCTGACCTTCAATGACCCCGGGCTGATCTTCATCGGCAGCGGCTCCTTTGCCGGCCTGCCCATGCCTGTGGTGATCTGGTTGCTGTTCGGCCTGGCAGTGGGCATCGTGGTGCGCAGGACCGCGCTCGGCATGCTGGTCGAGGCCGTCGGGATCAATCGTCGCGCCAGCACGCTATCCGGGGTATCGACCCCTGTTCTGCTCATTGCCGTCTATGCGCTCTCCGGCCTTTGTGCCGCGATCGCCGGCATTATCGCCGCAGCCGATATCAAGGGGGCGGATGCCAACAATGCGGGTCTGTGGCTGGAGCTCGACGCAATCCTCGCGGTCGTCGTTGGCGGCAACTCCCTGCTTGGCGGTCGTTTCAGCATCGCCGGATCACTTCTCGGCGCAATGATCATCCAGGCGATCAACACGGGGATCCTGTTGTCGGGTTTCCCGCCGGAGTTCAACCTCATCATCAAGGCCGCGATCATCGTTTTCATTCTGGTGATCCAGTCGCCTCGCGCGCAGGGCGCTTTCGCCTTCTTCACGCGTGAGCGCGCAGTCGACAATGTTAGGAAGCAGGAAGCGAAATGA
- the yjfF gene encoding galactofuranose ABC transporter, permease protein YjfF: protein MNPRYLPLAATVLIFIVAYALCTLQYPNMLSTRVIGNLLTDNAFLGIAAVGMTFVILSGGIDLSIGSVIAFTGVFLAVVLENTSIHPLLAFVAVLAITTLFGALMGAIIHHLEMPPFIVTLAGMFLARGMAFVLSIDSVPIKHPFYATLKSFYYKLPGGGRITLIGGLMLLVFVVGIFIAQRTRFGTNVYALGGGVQTARLMGVPVGRTTILIYSLSGFLAGLSGIVFSLYTSAGYSLAAVGVELDAIAAVVIGGTLLTGGSGFIGGTLVGLLIQGLIQTYITFDGSLSSWWTKILIGFLLFAFILLQKGILHLSGNTRRYA, encoded by the coding sequence ATGAATCCGCGCTATCTCCCCCTTGCTGCAACCGTACTGATCTTCATCGTGGCCTATGCGCTCTGCACGCTGCAGTACCCGAACATGCTCTCGACGCGCGTGATAGGCAACCTTCTGACGGACAACGCCTTTCTCGGCATTGCCGCCGTGGGTATGACCTTCGTCATCCTGTCCGGCGGCATCGACCTTTCGATCGGTTCCGTCATTGCCTTTACCGGCGTGTTTCTCGCGGTCGTCCTGGAAAACACAAGCATCCACCCGCTGCTCGCCTTCGTTGCCGTTCTCGCGATCACGACGCTGTTCGGAGCGCTGATGGGCGCGATCATCCATCATCTGGAAATGCCGCCCTTCATCGTCACTCTTGCGGGGATGTTTTTGGCGCGCGGGATGGCCTTCGTCCTGTCGATCGATTCCGTTCCGATCAAGCACCCCTTTTACGCGACGCTGAAGAGCTTCTACTACAAGCTTCCGGGCGGGGGGCGCATTACACTGATCGGCGGCCTTATGCTGCTCGTCTTCGTTGTCGGGATTTTTATCGCCCAGCGCACGCGGTTCGGCACCAATGTCTATGCCCTTGGTGGTGGCGTGCAGACGGCTCGGTTGATGGGTGTGCCAGTCGGTCGCACGACGATCCTGATCTATTCGCTTTCGGGCTTTCTCGCCGGGCTTTCGGGAATCGTATTTTCGCTTTACACGTCGGCAGGATACTCGCTTGCCGCTGTTGGGGTGGAGCTGGATGCGATAGCGGCGGTCGTGATCGGAGGAACACTGCTGACGGGAGGGTCGGGATTCATTGGCGGTACGCTGGTTGGGCTTCTGATCCAGGGTCTGATCCAGACCTACATAACCTTCGACGGGTCACTCTCCAGCTGGTGGACAAAAATACTGATTGGATTCCTGCTCTTTGCGTTCATCCTGTTGCAGAAAGGAATCCTGCACCTGTCAGGAAATACGAGGCGGTACGCCTAG